The window GCCATGAAAACCGTGGTCGGCGACAACTCCGGCTGGCTGCACATGCTGGTGTGGATCGGCCTGTTCGGCCTGGTGGCAAGTTTCCACGGGATCATCCTCGGTTACTCGCGCCAGTTCTTTGCCCTCTCCCGCGCCGGATACCTACCGGCCTCACTGGCCAAGCTGTCGCGCTTCCAGACCCCGCATCGCGCGATCATTGTCGGAGGCATCATCGGCATCGCCGCCATCTATAGCGACGGCCTGATCAATCTCGGCGGTATGACCCTCACGGCGGCGATGATCACCATGGCCGTGTTCGGCGCCATCGTGATGTACATCATGAGCATGCTCAGCCTGTTCAAACTGCGTAAATCGGAACCGAATCTGGAACGCACCTTCCGTGCGCCGTGCTATCCGCTGATTCCGCTGATTGCATTGGTGCTGGCGGTGGTGTGTCTGGTGGCGATGGCGTGGTTCAACGCGTTGATCGGGCTGATTTTCCTCGGGTTCATGGCCGTAGGCTTCGGCTACTTCCTTCTTACCGGCCAACTGCGCGCCAACGCACCAGCCGATGCCATGCTCACCGGTCTTTAGGATTTGATCGCATGCAACAGGCATAACGGGCCTAGAATGGAACCACTGCGAACTGATCTCGCTCAAAAGTTATATGCAGCGGTTCACGGCGAAATCCTCGCCCACCGATCTGCCTTTAAGGAGAGCCGTTATGCCTTGGTATGCCTGGTTGATTCTGGTCGTTGCAATCGGCTCGATCGTTGGCGGGTTGATGATGTTGCGAGACACCGCCAACAAGGTCGAACTGACCGATGAAGAACGCAAGCGCGTCGCGCAACGCAACGCGGAAATGGACGCGAAAGAAGCGCAAGACCGCTAAAGAAAACCCCGCCTGAATGGCGGGGTTTGTTTTTTCAGATCCGTTCGGACCTGCCTGCATGCTTTTTAGAAGTAGAAGTACAGTCACCATCTAATTTTCCTTGGTTAAGATGGGGGCATTGTTGCGGAGAGCTCCAAATGCGTTACTCGCAAGACCACAAAGCCCAGACCCATCAGCGCATCATCAAGGAAGCCTCGGCACGATTTCGCAAGGACGGCATCGGCGCGACCGGTCTGCAGCCACTTATGAAGGCATTGGGTTTGACCCACGGCGGTTTCTACTCGCACTTCAAATCCAAGGATGAGTTGGTCGAAAAGGCACTGCAGGAAGCGAGTGATCAGGTTGATGGGCTTTGCGCGGAAATCTTTGCGCAAGAAAATCCGCTGCACGCGTTTATCGACACCTACCTGTCCGAATGGCATCAGACCTCCCCGCAGGAAGGCTGTCCTCTCCTGACCATCTCCTCGGAACTGGGTCTGCGCGGACAACCCAGCCCGACCAGCGATGCCGTACTCAACGCGCGACTGGGGCAGATCGATAACACCCTTGAAGGTGACAATCGTGCCGACCGCGCCATCGTCATCATGTCGACCCTGGTCGGCGCTCTGTTGCTGTCACGCAGTGTCGCGGATGCCGAGTTTGCGCAGCGCATTCTTGACGTCACCCGCGACCATCTCAAACAGACGGAAGACTAATCCTGCCAACGCTTGAATAGCACGCTGGCGTTTACCCCGCCGAAACCGAAGCCATTGGACAAGGCATATTCGATCGGCATCACCCGGGCCTGGCCATGGACAATGTCTACCCCTTCGCTCGCAGGGTCGGGGTTTTCAAAGTTGAGCGTTGGCGGTACGACCTGATCACGAATTGCCAGTAATGTGAAGATCGCTTCAAGCCCGCCGGCAGCGCCAAGCAAATGTCCGGTGGCGGACTTGGTTGAGGTCACAGCGATTTTGTTTTCCTTGCCGAATACGCTTTTAATCGCCGCCAGTTCCCCCAGATCACCCACCGGTGTGGACGTGGCGTGAGCATTAAGATGCTGCACCTGAGCCGGCTTAACGCCGGCCTGAGCCAGCGCCAACTCCATTGCGCGCCGTGCACCGCTGCCGTCTTCAGGACCCGCTGTCAGGTGATAGGCATCGGCCGTGGTGCCGTAACCTACCAACTCCGCCAAGGGTTTTGCGCCACGGGCCAAGGCGTGCTCCAGAGATTCGATCACCAGCAGGCCCGCGCCCTCGCCCATGACAAAGCCATCACGACCGCTGTCGAACGGTCGCGAGGCGCGCTGCGGGGTGTCGTTGTAGCCACTGGACAGCGCCCGAGCTGCCGCGAAACCGGCAAGGCTGACCCGATCGATCGAAGCTTCCGCTCCACCGCATACAGCGATGTCGGCTTCACCGGCACGAATCAATCGCGCAGCGTCACCGATCGCTTGAACCCCGGCGGCACACGCCGTCACCGGCGCGCCCAGCGGACCTTTGAGGCCATGCTGGATCGACACATGACCGGCCGCCAGATTGACCAGAAAAGAAGGAATGGTGAAAGGCGACAAACGACGCGGGCCTCGACTGTCAGTCGTACGCACGGCATCGGCAATCGCCCCGAACCCGCCCACACCCGAGCCGATAATCGTCGCGGTGCGCTCGCGGCTTGTTTCTTCAGACGGATGCCACCCAGCCTGCTCCAGCGCCTGCCGGGCGGCCTCCATGGCAAACAGAATGAAGCGATCCATCTTCTTCTGTTCTTTGGGTGGTGTGGCGCGATCCGGATCGAAACCGGCCTCGGCGTCCTCTTCCACGGTTGGTACCCTGCCGCCAACACTGGTGGGCAAGTCAGCGACCACAGCTTCAGGCAAATTGCGCAGGCCCGAACGCCCTTCCAGCAAACGCTGCCAGACAACTTCGACACCGCTGCCCAAGGGTGAAACCAGGCCCATGCCTGTGACGACTATTCGACGCTGATCCATACCGCGTGTACCTCTGACCGATTGAGGAAAACTTACTTGTAACGATTGGCTGCCGAGCTACGGGAAAGGTTCGGTACCATGACGTGCCGCGCAGCGACAAAGGCTTGCCACTCGCCCGCATCCGGCAGGGACGGGATAGTAATGAGTTCCCCCTGATCCAGACCTGCCAGCGCGGCATCGACCATCTCGCCGGCCTCCATCACCATTTCGGCCGGGATAGCGCTGGCGTCGATGCCTGATCGCTCCCAGATTTCCGTACGGGTAACACCGGGCAGCACCGCTTGCACTTTGACGCCGGTGCCATCGAGCTCGGCATTCAACGATTGTGTGAGGCTCAGCACGTAAGCTTTGCTGGCGCTGTAGGTCGCATTGAAACGCTCCGGAAACAGCGCCACCACCGAGGCAATATTGATGATCGTGCCGCGACCGGCCTTGGCGAAACTCGCTGCGGCCGCAGAGGCCAGCAACGTGACGGCTGTGACATTCAGCTGGATCAATCGCTCCAGTTGTTCCGCGTCCGAATTGGCCAGCAGTCCGTCCGCCGCCACACCGGCGTTGTTCACCAGCAAACTGATGCTTGAGTCGCTGCGCAGACGTTGCTGGAGTTTCAGCACATCGTCTTTCTGCGTCAGATCCGCTTTCAGTACCTCGACCTGAACGCCATGGGCATCACGCAACTTGCTCGCTGCGCTTTCCAGACGCGCCTGATCCCTGGCGACCAACAGCAAATCAAAACCGCGAGCCGCCAGTCGTTGCGCGTAGATCGCACCAATACCGGACGATGCGCCAGTGACGAGCGCTGTACCTTGGGACTGAACAGAATTCATGAACGTGCTCCTGACATGCATAAGGGACATGGCCTCCAGTGTGATCGAAGGCAACAGAAATTATTATAGGCATAATTTTTAGGTAATATGATAGCCGTAATTTTCAGTTTTCCGATAAACGCCTCAACACCGTCTCCGCCTAGCCTTGTTCACCTGAAAACAAAAAGGCCGGTCAATGACCGGCCCCTTGGCGTTGAACAATCAGCTTAGTTCACTTCCAGCTTATCGCGATTGCGATCCAGGATCGCCTTGCCAATCCCCTTCACTTCCAGCAACTCATCCACCGATGCGAATGGCCCGTTTGTTTCACGATAAGCAACAATCGCTTTGGCCTTCGCCTCGCCTACACCGGACAGCTCCTTTTGCAGCGTTGCTGCGTCGGCACCATTGAGATCGACTTTTGCACTTTGAGAAGGTGTCGCAGCGTCCATCACCATCGGCGCCTTCGCTGGCTCGGGGGGGTGTGGCAGGTGCCGCAATTGCTGCAATCGACGCGCTGGTCAGGAAAGCAAATATCAGGGAGTAGAAGTAACCGGTACGCATAAGTGACGCTCCATCATCATTTTAGAAAGCAGCTTTTCCCAAGCTGCTATTCAAAAGTAGGTCATGGATGGAGCATGTCAAAAATGCGTGCGTTACAGGATGTGAAACAATCAGGGTTCGAGACGGCGTTGCTGGTAGATCCAGTCGACGATCTCGCCGTCGGGGGTGTAGCCGCTGACAGTTTCGCGCAGGAGTTGGCGAACGCGGGAATAATCGTCTTTCTCAACGGCAAAAAGCAGATCGCTCAATCTGACTTTCAACACATCCCAAGGCAGATGATCCTCGTTGGCCGTCATGATCATCGGGTGTGGTGTAGCGGCTACGTTATCGCCGATCAACAATTCCTCGTAGAGCTTTTCGCCTGGGCGCAAACCGGTGAACGCAATGGAGATATCGCCTTGAGGATTACGTTCAGAACGAATGCTCAGACCAGAAAGATGAATCATCTTCTCTGCTAATTCGACGATTCTCACAGGTTCTCCCATATCCAGAACAAACACATCGCCGCCCTGACCCATTGAGCCAGCCTGGATGACCAGTTGCGCAGCTTCAGGAATGGTCATGAAATAGCGGGTGATCTTCGGGTGAGTGACCGTGAGAGGGCCACCGGATTTGATTTGACTGTGAAATAGCGGGATCACCGAACCAGATGACCCCAGCACATTGCCAAAGCGCACCATGGTAAAACGCGTCTTGTTGACCCGAGATACTTTGTCGTTATCGCCAAACAACACGGGGGCAATTTCACGGCTGAGAGCTTGCAGGGTCATCTCGGCCAACCGCTTCGTGCTGCCCATGACATTGGTCGGACGTACGGCCTTGTCCGTGGATATCAAGACAAAATTGGAAACCCCGGACTGCAACGCCGCCTGAGCAGTATTAAGCGTCCCGATAACATTATTGAGCACACCTTCGGCAATATTGTGTTCAACCATGGGCACGTGCTTGTAAGCCGCCGCATGGTAGACCGTTTCAACTTTCCAGGTCTTCATTACATCCAGAAGTTTGTCCTGGTGCCGAATGGAGCCCAGGATCGGCAACAGACGGACAGTCACCGACTCCCGACAGCCCCGCTGCTCCAATTCAGACAGAATGCTATAGAGATTGAATTCGCTGTGCTCGAACAACAGAAGTGTTGTCGGACCAAGTGAGAAAATCTGTCGGCAAAGCTCTGCACCAATCGAACCGCCAGCGCCAGTGACCATCACTGTCTTGCCTTTGATACACCGTTCAAGCAAGTCCGCTTGCGCTGGTACCGAATCGCGTCCCAGAAGGTCAGCAATATCTACTTCCTGAATGTCTTCGACCTTTACTCGACCGCTGGCAAGGTCGGTGAAGTTGGGTACGCTTCTGACGTGCAGCGGGAAACGCTCCAGAATAGTGAGGATTTCTCTACGTCGCGCACGGGTAGATGAAGGTAAAGCCAAGAGAATTTCCTGCGCGCCCGTCACGTCGATCATCTGCTGGATATGTTTGGGCTTGTACACTTGAAGACCCGAAATTGATCGATCGGCAATGCTGGCATCGTCGTCGATAAAAGCCACCGGGCGCATCACCTTGCCCATACGCAGTGCTGCCACAAGCTGGTTGCCAGCAACACCGGCCCCGTAAATCGCAACTTTGGTCAACCCGTTGTCACGGTTGGCAAACGGCACGTGCTGAGCCGCACTGAACCAATCGCCCATAAAATACTGGCGCATGCACAGTCGCAATCCACCGATAATGACCAGGCTGAGCCACCAGTAGTTGAACACGATGGAGCGCGGTACCACAGACTCATGATTGCTGTACCAATACACCACTAGCGCCAGAATCAGCGAAGACAAACTGACAGCCTTGATAATGGCGATCAAGGCATCGTTACCGAAGTAACGCATGACCGCCCGATACATGCCGAAGCGGATAAAAAGAGGAATTGCGACGACAGGAGCGCAGACAAAAAGCCAGAAATGCACCCTGAAC of the Pseudomonas sp. Seg1 genome contains:
- a CDS encoding nucleoside-diphosphate sugar epimerase/dehydratase gives rise to the protein MDKVRERLLALPRRQKRLIQVGTDIFLVWTALWLAFIVRLGIDDMYNPFRVHFWLFVCAPVVAIPLFIRFGMYRAVMRYFGNDALIAIIKAVSLSSLILALVVYWYSNHESVVPRSIVFNYWWLSLVIIGGLRLCMRQYFMGDWFSAAQHVPFANRDNGLTKVAIYGAGVAGNQLVAALRMGKVMRPVAFIDDDASIADRSISGLQVYKPKHIQQMIDVTGAQEILLALPSSTRARRREILTILERFPLHVRSVPNFTDLASGRVKVEDIQEVDIADLLGRDSVPAQADLLERCIKGKTVMVTGAGGSIGAELCRQIFSLGPTTLLLFEHSEFNLYSILSELEQRGCRESVTVRLLPILGSIRHQDKLLDVMKTWKVETVYHAAAYKHVPMVEHNIAEGVLNNVIGTLNTAQAALQSGVSNFVLISTDKAVRPTNVMGSTKRLAEMTLQALSREIAPVLFGDNDKVSRVNKTRFTMVRFGNVLGSSGSVIPLFHSQIKSGGPLTVTHPKITRYFMTIPEAAQLVIQAGSMGQGGDVFVLDMGEPVRIVELAEKMIHLSGLSIRSERNPQGDISIAFTGLRPGEKLYEELLIGDNVAATPHPMIMTANEDHLPWDVLKVRLSDLLFAVEKDDYSRVRQLLRETVSGYTPDGEIVDWIYQQRRLEP
- a CDS encoding TetR/AcrR family transcriptional regulator codes for the protein MRYSQDHKAQTHQRIIKEASARFRKDGIGATGLQPLMKALGLTHGGFYSHFKSKDELVEKALQEASDQVDGLCAEIFAQENPLHAFIDTYLSEWHQTSPQEGCPLLTISSELGLRGQPSPTSDAVLNARLGQIDNTLEGDNRADRAIVIMSTLVGALLLSRSVADAEFAQRILDVTRDHLKQTED
- a CDS encoding DUF2897 family protein codes for the protein MPWYAWLILVVAIGSIVGGLMMLRDTANKVELTDEERKRVAQRNAEMDAKEAQDR
- the fabF gene encoding beta-ketoacyl-ACP synthase II gives rise to the protein MDQRRIVVTGMGLVSPLGSGVEVVWQRLLEGRSGLRNLPEAVVADLPTSVGGRVPTVEEDAEAGFDPDRATPPKEQKKMDRFILFAMEAARQALEQAGWHPSEETSRERTATIIGSGVGGFGAIADAVRTTDSRGPRRLSPFTIPSFLVNLAAGHVSIQHGLKGPLGAPVTACAAGVQAIGDAARLIRAGEADIAVCGGAEASIDRVSLAGFAAARALSSGYNDTPQRASRPFDSGRDGFVMGEGAGLLVIESLEHALARGAKPLAELVGYGTTADAYHLTAGPEDGSGARRAMELALAQAGVKPAQVQHLNAHATSTPVGDLGELAAIKSVFGKENKIAVTSTKSATGHLLGAAGGLEAIFTLLAIRDQVVPPTLNFENPDPASEGVDIVHGQARVMPIEYALSNGFGFGGVNASVLFKRWQD
- a CDS encoding SDR family oxidoreductase — protein: MNSVQSQGTALVTGASSGIGAIYAQRLAARGFDLLLVARDQARLESAASKLRDAHGVQVEVLKADLTQKDDVLKLQQRLRSDSSISLLVNNAGVAADGLLANSDAEQLERLIQLNVTAVTLLASAAAASFAKAGRGTIINIASVVALFPERFNATYSASKAYVLSLTQSLNAELDGTGVKVQAVLPGVTRTEIWERSGIDASAIPAEMVMEAGEMVDAALAGLDQGELITIPSLPDAGEWQAFVAARHVMVPNLSRSSAANRYK